The proteins below come from a single Aegilops tauschii subsp. strangulata cultivar AL8/78 chromosome 6, Aet v6.0, whole genome shotgun sequence genomic window:
- the LOC109747561 gene encoding pectate lyase-like has translation MAILLFLFFTSILSISYSSPLPVNASGNISARRQPGCGTGNPVDDCWRCDPCWADNRQRLADCAIGFGRNAIGGKGGRTYVVTDPGDEDPANPAPGTLRYGLVQDEPLWIIFACNMTIRPKRELVVSSDKTVDGRGASVVVGEGGACFTVRNRSNVIIHGITIRGCRPAPKSAKKKSQLSDGDGVSLFGARDVWVDHCTLEDCADGLVDVIAASTGVTVSNCLLTNHNKAMLLGHNDAYEDDRAMRVTVAFNRFGPGLVQRMPRCRFGVFHVVNNDYVNWGKYAIGGSASPTILSQGNRFCAGKKKEVTKRDGDPPKSEWQKWNWVSDGDLMFNGAFFTASGRSGPEIKAPSFAKPASFVAPMTASAGALSCSKGSLC, from the exons ATGGCCATTCTCCTCTTCTTATTTTTCACATCCATTTTATCCATTTCCTACTCTTCGCCATTGCCGGTCAATGCCTCCGGTAACATATCAGCGCGCCGACAACCCGGCTGCGGCACCGGCAACCCGGTCGACGACTGCTGGCGGTGCGACCCTTGCTGGGCCGACAACCGGCAGCGGCTCGCCGACTGCGCAATCGGGTTCGGCCGCAACGCCATCGGCGGCAAGGGCGGCAGGACATACGTCGTGACGGACCCCGGCGACGAGGACCCGGCCAACCCCGCCCCCGGCACGCTCCGCTACGGCCTCGTCCAGGATGAGCCCCTCTGGATCATCTTCGCCTGCAACATGACGATCCGCCCCAAGCGGGAGCTCGTCGTGAGCTCGGACAAGACGGTGGACGGCCGCGGCGCCAGCGTCGTCGTCGGCGAGGGCGGCGCGTGCTTCACGGTGCGCAACCGGAGCAACGTGATCATCCACGGCATCACCATACGCGGCTGCAGGCCAGCGCCCAAGTCGGCGAAGAAGAAGAGCCAGCTGTCGGACGGCGACGGCGTCAGCCTCTTCGGCGCGAGGGACGTATGGGTTGACCACTGCACGCTGGAGGACTGCGCCGACGGGCTCGTCGACGTGATCGCGGCGTCGACCGGCGTGACCGTCTCCAACTGCCTCCTGACCAACCACAACAAGGCCATGCTCCTCGGCCACAACGACGCCTACGAGGACGACAGGGCCATGCGGGTCACCGTCGCCTTCAATCGCTTCGGGCCGGGCCTCGTGCAGAGGATGCCGAGGTGCCGGTTTGGGGTGTTCCATGTCGTCAACAACGATTACGTAAACTGGGGGAAATACGCCATCGGTGGCAGTGCATCGCCGACCATACTTAGCCAAGGCAACAGGTTCTGTGCCGGCAAGAAGAAAGAG GTGACGAAGCGCGACGGCGACCCGCCGAAGAGCGAGTGGCAGAAGTGGAACTGGGTATCCGACGGCGACCTGATGTTCAACGGCGCGTTCTTCACGGCGTCCGGCAGATCCGGGCCTGAGATTAAAGCCCCCAGTTTTGCCAAGCCCGCCTCTTTCGTGGCGCCGATGACGGCCTCCGCAGGCGCTCTCTCGTGCAGCAAGGGTTCTCTGTGCTGA